A genomic segment from Myxococcota bacterium encodes:
- a CDS encoding lysoplasmalogenase encodes MPDPAASSALPSIASSSLLPVALCAGCVAALLVAERAQRVAAVAATKLAASTCFVWAAVAFGALDTGYGQLVLAGLALSWLGDALLVPPGNGIWFRLGIGAFLLAHVAYAAAFVREGVGAGAALAAAALVGIGAARILAWLRPHVPADFRIPVVAYVVVISAMVVAACATHAASGSWLVAVGAVAFAASDVSVARARFVAPGFANAAWGLPLYFASQLVLAFTTGLA; translated from the coding sequence GTGCCCGACCCCGCCGCCTCGTCCGCGCTCCCGTCGATCGCGTCGTCCTCGCTCCTCCCGGTCGCACTGTGCGCCGGGTGCGTGGCCGCGCTGCTCGTCGCCGAGCGCGCGCAGCGCGTCGCCGCGGTGGCGGCGACGAAGCTCGCGGCGTCGACGTGCTTCGTCTGGGCGGCGGTCGCCTTCGGCGCGCTCGACACGGGCTACGGGCAGCTCGTGCTCGCGGGTCTCGCGCTCTCGTGGCTCGGCGACGCGTTGCTCGTGCCGCCCGGCAACGGCATCTGGTTCCGCCTCGGGATCGGCGCGTTCCTGCTCGCCCACGTCGCCTACGCGGCGGCCTTCGTGCGCGAGGGCGTCGGGGCGGGCGCGGCGCTCGCGGCGGCCGCGCTCGTCGGCATCGGCGCAGCGCGCATCCTCGCCTGGCTGCGTCCTCACGTCCCCGCGGACTTCCGGATCCCGGTCGTCGCCTACGTCGTGGTCATCTCCGCGATGGTCGTCGCCGCCTGTGCGACGCACGCGGCGTCGGGCTCGTGGCTGGTCGCCGTCGGCGCGGTCGCGTTCGCGGCGTCCGACGTGTCGGTGGCGCGCGCGCGCTTCGTCGCGCCGGGGTTCGCGAACGCCGCGTGGGGGCTGCCGCTCTACTTCGCCTCGCAGCTCGTATTGGCGTTCACGACGGGCCTCGCCTAG